In Selenomonas sp. TAMA-11512, a genomic segment contains:
- a CDS encoding amidohydrolase family protein has product MFDIHTHLWDMRCLPPSIRSYFPQREGGAQCRACSTAEDLLYEMDRSGIEKSVVLALAFQPDLSQTAIRDINDYVIAQTSKSDRLVAFCTINPHAGRESIPFLEEYILKKGCRGLKLHGCMQEFFACDRQLYPVYEWMQAYKKPIIFHTGGIGLKAYKDKYCALEQFDEIACDFPSLPIILGHAGRFHYDSLAIILRKHKNCYAEISTNFSKNEEIAARPLERLWDTVLEWAGDSQRLLFGSDFPFYSQQKTMVHTGGLSGRKSIQEQLEKNTQLFCEQYHIF; this is encoded by the coding sequence ATGTTCGACATTCATACACACCTCTGGGATATGAGGTGTTTGCCGCCATCCATTCGCAGCTATTTCCCTCAGCGGGAGGGCGGAGCGCAGTGTCGAGCTTGTTCCACGGCAGAGGACTTGCTATACGAGATGGATCGGTCCGGAATTGAAAAATCGGTTGTTTTAGCTTTAGCTTTTCAACCTGATTTGAGTCAGACAGCAATACGAGATATCAATGACTATGTAATTGCTCAGACGTCCAAATCTGACCGATTGGTCGCTTTTTGCACCATCAATCCTCATGCTGGTCGAGAGAGCATTCCGTTTTTGGAAGAGTATATTCTGAAAAAAGGTTGCAGAGGCTTGAAACTTCACGGATGTATGCAGGAATTTTTTGCTTGTGATAGGCAGCTTTATCCTGTTTATGAGTGGATGCAGGCATACAAAAAGCCGATTATCTTTCATACTGGAGGTATCGGACTTAAAGCTTATAAAGATAAGTATTGTGCATTAGAGCAGTTTGATGAAATAGCTTGCGATTTCCCGTCACTGCCCATTATTTTAGGACATGCAGGTCGTTTTCATTATGACTCTTTGGCAATTATCCTGCGCAAGCACAAAAATTGTTACGCAGAAATCAGTACCAATTTTAGCAAAAATGAGGAAATTGCTGCGCGACCTCTGGAACGCTTATGGGACACGGTTCTGGAGTGGGCAGGTGACTCCCAGCGATTGCTTTTTGGCTCTGATTTTCCCTTTTATAGCCAGCAGAAGACAATGGTGCATACTGGAGGTTTGAGTGGCAGAAAAAGCATTCAAGAGCAACTAGAAAAGAACACGCAACTGTTTTGCGAGCAGTACCATATTTTTTAG
- a CDS encoding Tm-1-like ATP-binding domain-containing protein, protein MSNKPKIIVAGMCDTKFTEMKFVAEEVRKAGGEVKILNCGCGVPCDWPDISLQEVLDVIGEKQENVFKYPRSTAVKTVGEAGAKKIMQMYEAGEVDGIISWAGSMGTTTVTYLMRALPFGVPKIMMTDMASSDVSQWLGNKDIYIMNPTAEQGINIVTRKMVANAAAAIVAMAKVGEVKAAENKPLMAITAYGTTTHTVNRCSDYFTRKGWDTIIIHQVGTGATMEDLIRSGQITAILDLTTGELTNNMYHSLYRTPDTWTGERVTAASDMGIPQIVTPGGCDQAACGPLSSLSQEYLDDFKTGKRRPYRDTGLPYIHNEGVTIMYPTLDEIKELSHYYAEKMNTAKGPSVFIIPMQGWSAYDQPAEKASLERGWAAGNGDAPQWLPDEQEPRFSKRSTVMRKILENEFDAGKENLDLVIADLNIVEPEFADLCCRIMDDMLSGKWKKGMYRDLSYVIA, encoded by the coding sequence ATGAGCAATAAGCCGAAAATAATTGTAGCTGGTATGTGCGATACCAAGTTTACTGAGATGAAGTTTGTTGCAGAGGAAGTTCGTAAGGCTGGCGGCGAAGTGAAGATTCTCAATTGTGGATGTGGCGTTCCCTGTGACTGGCCGGATATTTCACTCCAGGAAGTGCTGGATGTGATTGGGGAGAAGCAAGAAAACGTGTTCAAGTATCCTCGTTCGACTGCGGTCAAGACCGTAGGCGAAGCCGGTGCCAAGAAAATCATGCAGATGTACGAGGCTGGCGAAGTAGACGGTATCATTTCATGGGCTGGCTCCATGGGAACTACCACAGTCACCTATTTGATGCGCGCTTTGCCTTTTGGTGTGCCTAAAATTATGATGACGGATATGGCCTCTAGTGATGTGAGCCAGTGGCTCGGCAACAAAGACATCTACATCATGAATCCTACCGCTGAACAGGGCATCAATATTGTTACCCGTAAGATGGTTGCTAATGCTGCGGCCGCCATTGTGGCCATGGCCAAAGTGGGAGAAGTCAAAGCAGCGGAAAACAAGCCTCTTATGGCAATCACGGCCTATGGCACAACCACTCACACAGTCAATCGGTGTAGCGACTATTTTACCCGGAAAGGGTGGGATACAATTATCATTCATCAGGTTGGTACCGGCGCAACCATGGAAGACTTGATTCGTTCTGGTCAAATCACAGCAATTCTCGACCTGACTACTGGCGAGTTGACAAACAATATGTACCACAGCCTTTACCGCACTCCGGACACATGGACAGGAGAACGCGTAACGGCGGCTTCCGATATGGGCATCCCGCAGATTGTTACTCCAGGTGGTTGTGATCAGGCTGCCTGTGGTCCGCTCAGTTCATTGTCGCAGGAGTATCTCGATGACTTCAAAACGGGTAAGCGTCGGCCTTACCGCGATACCGGTTTGCCCTATATCCATAACGAGGGGGTTACAATTATGTATCCCACTCTCGATGAGATAAAGGAGCTTTCCCACTATTACGCAGAAAAAATGAATACAGCTAAGGGTCCCAGCGTGTTCATCATTCCGATGCAGGGGTGGTCCGCTTATGACCAGCCTGCAGAGAAAGCTTCGCTGGAACGGGGATGGGCCGCAGGAAACGGCGACGCTCCCCAGTGGCTGCCCGATGAGCAGGAACCTCGATTCTCCAAGCGTAGTACAGTTATGCGTAAAATTTTAGAGAATGAATTTGATGCAGGCAAGGAGAATCTGGACTTGGTCATTGCCGATTTGAATATTGTGGAACCCGAGTTCGCCGATCTGTGTTGCAGAATCATGGATGATATGCTGTCTGGAAAGTGGAAAAAGGGCATGTACCGTGATCTCTCCTATGTCATCGCCTGA
- a CDS encoding IS5 family transposase — MVDATIIHAPSSTKNATKSRDPEMHSTKKGNRWYFGMKIHSGADAATGYVHTITATVANVHDIARTHALIREDDHSVYGDSGYLGVEKRAKIRGDAHLSSVDYRIAKRPSKNRISKEYRGENRDRKMEYEKASVRSKVEHPFLIVKKLFHAGRTRYRGLRKNLLQYYLLFASANLVMCLRAGRQREFCMTTG, encoded by the coding sequence ATTGTTGATGCAACCATCATTCATGCACCGAGTTCGACCAAGAACGCCACAAAGTCCCGTGACCCTGAAATGCATTCCACCAAGAAGGGCAACCGGTGGTACTTCGGCATGAAGATCCATTCCGGTGCGGATGCCGCAACGGGCTACGTCCATACGATCACGGCGACAGTCGCCAACGTGCACGACATCGCCCGGACCCACGCCCTGATTCGCGAAGATGACCACAGCGTCTATGGGGATTCAGGCTATCTCGGCGTGGAAAAACGTGCGAAAATCAGGGGGGACGCCCATCTTTCAAGCGTGGATTACCGCATTGCCAAAAGGCCTTCAAAGAATCGCATCTCCAAAGAATACAGAGGAGAAAACCGGGACAGGAAGATGGAATACGAAAAGGCCTCGGTTCGCAGCAAGGTGGAGCATCCGTTTCTGATCGTAAAGAAGCTGTTTCATGCGGGCAGGACAAGGTATCGCGGACTCAGGAAGAACCTTCTGCAATACTATCTGCTCTTCGCGTCAGCGAATCTCGTTATGTGTCTGCGAGCAGGAAGGCAGAGGGAGTTTTGCATGACGACGGGATAA
- a CDS encoding RuBisCO large subunit C-terminal-like domain-containing protein — protein MKQEQIYSLREQLNQDDYLVASYYIELSPDVDPYEKAKTFAVGQTIGTWVPVPGITDEMRDRYMGKVIQVFDIPPADLTVQPVGNEKRPYLFQIAYPTHNFGPDFPMLITTLLGNDASTSAQAKLVDVCMPKPFLNAFPGPSFGIEGLRDLTGVYERPLLLNMIKPCTGFTAEVGQKIFYETALGGVDFIKDDELLGNPTFCPLVQRVKAYNAASDAAYEKTGKRTIYVANITAGVGQLEENAKHAVDAGARMLMVNFAAVGYSALQRITELVNIPIMGHYAGAGPYYEGTYTGASSPLTVGRFPRMAGADVVMINTPYGGYPLKRQKYLRTFHELSMPLGNVKRSLTSVGGGVRPGLVRRFIDDLGADIMLSPGGAIQGHPMGPAAGVRAMFQAIEAAMQQVSVEEMAKEHQELRIALDMWG, from the coding sequence ATGAAGCAGGAACAGATTTATTCGTTGCGAGAGCAGTTGAATCAGGATGACTACCTTGTAGCCTCCTATTATATCGAACTCTCGCCCGATGTAGATCCCTACGAGAAAGCCAAAACTTTTGCAGTCGGTCAGACAATAGGCACATGGGTCCCAGTTCCCGGAATTACTGACGAGATGCGAGACCGGTACATGGGCAAGGTGATTCAAGTCTTTGATATTCCCCCTGCTGATCTAACTGTACAGCCAGTTGGAAATGAGAAACGACCGTATCTTTTTCAAATTGCCTATCCAACTCATAATTTTGGCCCGGATTTTCCAATGCTGATCACAACATTATTGGGCAACGATGCGTCTACCTCGGCGCAGGCAAAGCTGGTGGATGTTTGTATGCCAAAGCCTTTTTTGAACGCTTTTCCTGGTCCTTCTTTTGGAATAGAAGGTCTGCGGGATTTGACCGGAGTGTATGAACGCCCGCTTCTTCTGAACATGATAAAACCATGTACTGGGTTTACGGCAGAGGTCGGACAAAAGATTTTCTATGAAACCGCTTTGGGTGGTGTGGATTTCATAAAGGACGACGAGTTGTTGGGAAATCCGACATTCTGTCCCTTGGTTCAGCGTGTGAAGGCATACAATGCTGCTTCTGATGCAGCATATGAAAAAACGGGAAAACGCACCATCTATGTGGCCAATATCACTGCGGGGGTTGGCCAACTTGAAGAAAATGCCAAGCATGCTGTAGATGCAGGGGCGAGAATGCTCATGGTGAATTTTGCTGCAGTAGGTTACAGCGCATTACAACGGATAACAGAACTGGTAAATATTCCAATCATGGGTCATTATGCGGGCGCAGGACCTTATTACGAAGGGACGTATACAGGGGCGTCCTCTCCACTGACAGTAGGACGTTTTCCTCGTATGGCAGGGGCGGACGTGGTTATGATTAACACGCCATATGGCGGATATCCCTTAAAACGTCAAAAGTACCTAAGGACATTTCATGAGCTCTCGATGCCGTTAGGGAATGTGAAGCGATCCTTGACCTCTGTTGGCGGTGGAGTTCGTCCCGGACTAGTGAGACGGTTTATAGACGATTTGGGGGCGGATATCATGCTCTCGCCTGGCGGCGCAATTCAAGGTCATCCCATGGGACCTGCAGCCGGAGTTAGAGCTATGTTTCAAGCTATTGAAGCAGCGATGCAACAAGTATCTGTTGAGGAAATGGCTAAAGAACACCAAGAGTTGAGAATCGCACTGGACATGTGGGGGTAA
- a CDS encoding VOC family protein has protein sequence MEISHLDHFVLTTAHLEKCLHFYTDILGMELRHENGRYALFFGKSKINIHTRPAEFLPAAENPETGALDLCFAVQTPIEAVMRNLRDKGVVPETGIVPRRGARGPMQSVYLRDPDGNLIELCSYAV, from the coding sequence ATGGAAATTTCTCATCTCGATCATTTTGTTCTGACCACCGCACACCTGGAGAAATGTCTGCACTTTTACACGGACATCCTCGGGATGGAGCTGCGCCATGAAAACGGACGGTATGCACTCTTCTTCGGTAAATCAAAAATCAACATTCATACACGTCCGGCAGAATTTCTCCCTGCCGCAGAGAATCCGGAGACGGGCGCGCTCGACCTCTGCTTTGCAGTGCAGACTCCTATCGAAGCCGTCATGCGAAACCTCCGTGATAAAGGCGTGGTGCCGGAGACCGGAATTGTCCCGCGCCGCGGTGCACGGGGCCCCATGCAAAGCGTCTACCTGCGCGATCCGGACGGTAATCTCATCGAACTGTGCAGCTATGCGGTCTAG
- a CDS encoding phosphoenolpyruvate hydrolase family protein — MAKRYKESEVITMLKKQVDAKKMLFMPNCGCGLTAKLQEKGGADLICVSATSYWRMKGQGSLAPLMPYSDINKVIMDLAPEIVANVTNAPILALSGATNPLYPHKKHLQDLWNAGISGINPFMMMIYGDAIMEQMKQIDMGWDREVEFVAEAHRMEMFSLAYAFTPDEARILAEVGCPAISSHVGSTVGGMKGAKSNLTLDEATELSQRIFDAAKAVNPDIILFAHGGPMKGPDEAKYVVSHTDAVGFIGGSAAERMPIEKAVLAATQEYKEISL, encoded by the coding sequence ATGGCAAAACGATATAAAGAGAGTGAAGTCATCACTATGCTGAAAAAGCAGGTGGATGCCAAGAAAATGCTGTTTATGCCCAACTGTGGCTGCGGATTAACGGCCAAACTGCAAGAGAAGGGCGGGGCCGATCTCATTTGTGTCTCTGCAACTAGCTACTGGCGGATGAAAGGCCAAGGTTCTCTGGCACCGTTGATGCCATATAGTGATATCAATAAAGTTATAATGGATTTGGCTCCGGAAATTGTCGCCAATGTAACAAATGCCCCCATTCTGGCGCTCTCTGGAGCGACCAACCCTCTTTATCCCCACAAAAAACACCTTCAGGATTTGTGGAATGCAGGCATTTCCGGTATCAATCCCTTTATGATGATGATTTATGGCGATGCCATTATGGAGCAGATGAAGCAGATTGACATGGGCTGGGATCGAGAAGTGGAGTTTGTGGCCGAGGCTCATAGGATGGAGATGTTTTCTCTTGCCTACGCCTTTACGCCTGATGAGGCGCGCATCCTTGCTGAAGTCGGATGCCCGGCAATCTCCTCCCATGTTGGGTCTACTGTTGGCGGCATGAAGGGCGCTAAGAGCAACTTAACTTTAGATGAGGCTACTGAACTGAGCCAGCGAATTTTCGACGCAGCAAAGGCCGTAAACCCAGATATTATTCTCTTTGCGCACGGCGGACCTATGAAGGGGCCTGATGAGGCCAAGTATGTGGTCAGCCACACCGATGCCGTTGGATTTATCGGTGGTTCCGCCGCAGAACGAATGCCAATTGAAAAAGCTGTGCTTGCGGCTACTCAAGAGTATAAGGAAATCAGCCTTTAA